A stretch of the Malus domestica chromosome 08, GDT2T_hap1 genome encodes the following:
- the LOC114826603 gene encoding VIN3-like protein 2: protein MSNPEEERASNMQSVFSGFVLDPEKCSSLSLGEKRELVREIAKWSNDAPEILSSFTRRELLEIICAEMGKERKYRGYSKHLMIQQLLKVIDLNSKSNTNGNPEVAQAKIQTGKKRKREASFQPLSDTGHVSPVTTKEGNPKIQVCHNVACRAVFGLEESFCKRCSCCICHLFDDNKDPSLWLTCGSNSADENGPCGMSCHLECALMHEKSGFMKSGFCPELDGSFYCVACGRVNDLMRTWRKQLMIAKEARRVDVLCLRISLSYKILLGTKKYQNLQNTVGTAMKKLKNEVGPLEQVCAKMARGIVNRLSCGAEVQKLCSAAVETFDTMFSVPCPVHAEKEEQATCCIQFEDSSPTSVVIVLEYEDRLFNNFLGCRLWYRKSDAKDYPDQPSFIVLRPEKKFSITNLHPSSEYFCKVSLFSNSGILGVWEAKWVTPASYDSSIVSEKKRREENVVVVQNHSQAESTNSSDIKLASGDRPANLQLSDGVGKNQSKRLYSLPPLTETVSLIKDAVSPLTPCKSNGMRKVPVFRCAKRAEESDYDYSVRAIKWLEHEGHVDEDFRVKFLTWFSLKANVQERRVVRVFVDTFIDDPSSLAGQLIHSFVDKIRCQQKENQFLSMGLPQGCAIKF from the exons ATgagcaacccagaagaagagaGGGCTTCAAACATGCAGTCTGTATTCTCAG GTTTTGTACTTGACCCTGAAAAATGTAGCAGCCTAAGCTTgggagaaaagagagaactAGTCCGTGAGATCGCCAAATGGTCAAACGATGCCCCAGAGATTCTAAGTTCCTTTACCCGTAGGGAGCTTCTTGAAATTATCTGCGCCGAGATGGGTAAAGAGAGGAAGTACAGAGGATATTCAAAACATCTAATGATACAGCAGCTTCTGAAGGTAATTGATTTGAATTCTAAGAGCAATACTAATGGTAATCCTGAAGTTGCTCAAGCCAAAATTCAAActggaaagaaaaggaaaagggaagctTCCTTTCAACCTCTCTCTGACACAGGTCATGTTTCTCCGGTGACAACTAAAGAAGGAAATCCTAAAATCCAAGTTTGTCATAATGTAGCATGCAGAGCTGTCTTCGGGTTAGAGGAGTCTTTTTGCAAAAGATGTTCTTGTTGTATCTGTCATCTTTTCGATGATAACAAGGATCCTAGTCTATGGTTGACCTGTGGCTCTAATTCTGCTGATGAGAATGGTCCATGTGGAATGTCATGTCATCTGGAATGTGCTCTAATGCATGAAAAATCTGGCTTTATGAAGAGTGGGTTCTGTCCAGAATTGGATGGAAGCTTCTATTGCGTTGCTTGTGGAAGGGTTAATGATTTAATGAG AACCTGGAGAAAACAATTGATGATCGCAAAGGAGGCTAGAAGAGTGGATGTACTGTGTCTACGAATTTCTCTATCTTACAAAATTCTTTTAGGAACGAAGAAATACCAAAATCTGCAGAACACAGTAGGAACTGCGatgaaaaaactgaaaaatgaaGTAGGGCCTTTGGAACAGGTCTGTGCAAAGATGGCACGTGGAATTGTTAACAGGCTCTCTTGTGGTGCTGAAGTTCAGAAATTGTGCAGTGCAGCAGTGGAAACGTTTGACACAATGTTTTCTGTTCCTTGCCCTGTCCATGCAGAAAAGGAAGAGCAAGCCA CTTGCTGCATCCAGTTTGAAGACTCATCCCCGACTTCTGTTGTCATTGTGCTAGAATATGAGGACCGACTTTTTAATAACTTCTTGGGTTGCAGGCTGTGGTATCGTAAGTCTGATGCGAAGGATTACCCAGACCAACCCTCTTTCATTGTTTTGAGGCCTGAGAAGAAATTTAGCATCACCAATCTCCATCCCTCATCTGAATATTTCTGCAAGGTTTCTCTGTTTAGCAACTCAGGAATATTGGGAGTTTGGGAAGCTAAATGGGTCACGCCTGCATCATATGATAGCTCTATTGTGTCAGAGAAAAAGCGGAGGGAAGAGAATGTAGTAGTTGTTCAAAATCATTCCCAAGCTGAATCAACCAATTCTAGTGACATCAAATTAGCTTCTGGAGACCGTCCCGCAAATCTTCAGTTATCAGATGGCGTTGGCAAGAACCAGAGCAAACGTCTCTACTCATTGCCTCCTTTAACTGAAACTGTTTCTTTGATCAAGGATGCAGTTTCTCCATTGACACCTTGTAAATCTAACGGAATGCGCAAAGTACCAGTTTTCAGATGTGCAAAGCGAGCAGAGGAAAGTGATTACGACTACTCTGTGAGAGCAATCAAATGGTTAGAGCATGAGGGCCACGTAGATGAAGATTTTAGAGTAAAATTTCTGACTTGGTTCAGTCTGAAAGCAAATGTGCAAGAACGAAGGGTGGTCAGAGTATTCGTGGACACCTTCATCGATGATCCATCAAGCTTGGCTGGTCAGCTCATTCACAGCTTTGTGGATAAGATTCGCTGCCAGCAAAAGGAAAACCAATTTCTCAGCATGGGTCTTCCACAAGGTTGTGCCATTAAATTTTGA
- the LOC103425660 gene encoding uncharacterized protein isoform X3 — protein sequence MHMTPFEASPGTRKLNTYNTAVKDVKVFQFGYWQICLVFYGERWLVSASNYVSRRYMSDHCDGWWTSTRAYPGAYSLSAIWTLMAGSWCSIIYWSWSLFVICNLDSDGWLLV from the exons ATGCACAT GACTCCGTTTGAAGCATCACCAGGAACTAGAAAATTAAACACTTACAACACAGCTGTTAAAGACGTTAAAGTATTTCAATTTGGCTATTGGCAAATATGTTTGGTGTTTTATGGCGAGAGATGGTTGGTTTCTGCTTCTAATTATGTTAGCAGGAGGTACATGAGTGATCACTGCGACGGTTGGTGGACCTCAACAAGAG CATATCCAGGAGCTTATTCGTTATCTGCAATTTGGACTCTGATGGCTGGCTCTTGGTGTAGCATCATCTATTGGTCTTG GAGCTTATTCGTTATCTGCAATTTGGACTCTGATGGCTGGCTCTTGGTGTAG
- the LOC103425660 gene encoding uncharacterized protein isoform X4 produces MHMTPFEASPGTRKLNTYNTAVKDVKVFQFGYWQICLVFYGERWLVSASNYVSRRYMSDHCDGWWTSTRGAYSLSAIWTLMAGSWCSIIYWSWSLFVICNLDSDGWLLV; encoded by the exons ATGCACAT GACTCCGTTTGAAGCATCACCAGGAACTAGAAAATTAAACACTTACAACACAGCTGTTAAAGACGTTAAAGTATTTCAATTTGGCTATTGGCAAATATGTTTGGTGTTTTATGGCGAGAGATGGTTGGTTTCTGCTTCTAATTATGTTAGCAGGAGGTACATGAGTGATCACTGCGACGGTTGGTGGACCTCAACAAGAG GAGCTTATTCGTTATCTGCAATTTGGACTCTGATGGCTGGCTCTTGGTGTAGCATCATCTATTGGTCTTG GAGCTTATTCGTTATCTGCAATTTGGACTCTGATGGCTGGCTCTTGGTGTAG
- the LOC103425660 gene encoding uncharacterized protein isoform X1 has translation MHMTPFEASPGTRKLNTYNTAVKDVKVFQFGYWQICLVFYGERWLVSASNYVSRRYMSDHCDGWWTSTRAYPGAYSLSAIWTLMAGSWCSIIYWSCISRSLFVICNLDSDGWLLV, from the exons ATGCACAT GACTCCGTTTGAAGCATCACCAGGAACTAGAAAATTAAACACTTACAACACAGCTGTTAAAGACGTTAAAGTATTTCAATTTGGCTATTGGCAAATATGTTTGGTGTTTTATGGCGAGAGATGGTTGGTTTCTGCTTCTAATTATGTTAGCAGGAGGTACATGAGTGATCACTGCGACGGTTGGTGGACCTCAACAAGAG CATATCCAGGAGCTTATTCGTTATCTGCAATTTGGACTCTGATGGCTGGCTCTTGGTGTAGCATCATCTATTGGTCTTG CATATCCAGGAGCTTATTCGTTATCTGCAATTTGGACTCTGATGGCTGGCTCTTGGTGTAG
- the LOC103425660 gene encoding uncharacterized protein isoform X2 codes for MHMTPFEASPGTRKLNTYNTAVKDVKVFQFGYWQICLVFYGERWLVSASNYVSRRYMSDHCDGWWTSTRGAYSLSAIWTLMAGSWCSIIYWSCISRSLFVICNLDSDGWLLV; via the exons ATGCACAT GACTCCGTTTGAAGCATCACCAGGAACTAGAAAATTAAACACTTACAACACAGCTGTTAAAGACGTTAAAGTATTTCAATTTGGCTATTGGCAAATATGTTTGGTGTTTTATGGCGAGAGATGGTTGGTTTCTGCTTCTAATTATGTTAGCAGGAGGTACATGAGTGATCACTGCGACGGTTGGTGGACCTCAACAAGAG GAGCTTATTCGTTATCTGCAATTTGGACTCTGATGGCTGGCTCTTGGTGTAGCATCATCTATTGGTCTTG CATATCCAGGAGCTTATTCGTTATCTGCAATTTGGACTCTGATGGCTGGCTCTTGGTGTAG
- the LOC114826605 gene encoding protein SICKLE, giving the protein MDESEKRKERLRAMRVEAEETEASHNVTTSAVPGYLSNPLAEDTTAIPVLEEPCAPFRFDFYSDPMAAFSSDNKRIKVGDQIAQDNFSHSNTGGFPGARLPSPLSGGPRNPQMTASPAHQFQRIYSPDQRMYQVLGSYQNFSPQRSPIGMERPFPMHHGNRPEVWNGAEFRPPASPGYGPQGSPRFRPQGSPGFRPPGSPRFQPPGSPGFRPPTSPGFRPPGSPGSIIGQGRGHWFSHTPRPQSVHGGSPSPSSSSGRGGWRGSHGRAMDRQSGPERFYNASMVEDPWKFLEPVIWKGVDTPLRCLNTHGSSKPSIGRSSSTNNASISEALNKSMPQPSLAEFLAASLNEAVNDAPST; this is encoded by the exons ATGGACGAATCCGAGAAGAGAAAGGAACGGCTTAGAGCAATGCGCGTCGAAGCTGAAGAGACCGAAGCTTCACATAATGTTACAACTTCAGCCGTCCCTGGTTACCTTTCCAATCCGTTGGCCGAAGATACTACAGCTATACCAGTCCTGGAGGAGCCCTGTGCTCCTTTTAGGTTTGACTTTTACTCAGATCCTATGGCAGCCTTCTCTTCCGACAATAAAAGGATTAAAGTCGGCGACCAGATTGCACAAGATAATTTTAGTCATTCAAATACTGGTGGGTTTCCGGGGGCAAGGCTTCCGTCACCTCTTTCAG GAGGACCAAGGAACCCTCAAATGACTGCTTCTCCTGCTCATCAGTTTCAAAGAATTTATTCGCCTGACCAGAGAATGTACCAAGTACTAGGTTCCTATCAAAATTTTAGTCCTCAAAGAAGCCCCATAGGAATGGAAAGACCTTTCCCTATGCATCACGGGAATCGACCTGAAGTTTGGAATGGAGCTGAATTTAGACCACCAGCAAGCCCTGGGTATGGACCACAAGGAAGCCCTAGATTTAGGCCACAAGGAAGCCCGGGATTTAGACCACCAGGAAGCCCTAGATTTCAACCACCTGGAAGCCCTGGATTTAGACCACCGACAAGCCCTGGATTTAGGCCACCAGGAAGCCCTGGTTCCATTATTGGGCAAGGCAGGGGGCACTGGTTCAGCCATACTCCAAGACCTCAATCAGTACATGGAGGCAGCCCTAgtcctagttcaagttcaggaAGAGGTGGGTGGCGTGGTTCTCATGGTCGGGCAATGGACAGACAATCAGGGCCAGAGCGGTTTTACAATGCTTCCATGGTTGAAGACCCATGGAAATTTCTAGAACCTGTAATCTGGAAGGGGGTAGATACTCCCTTGAGATGTTTGAACACCCATGGCTCTTCAAAACCCTCAATTGGTAGATCTAGTAGCACAAATAATGCAAGCATTTCAGAAGCGTTAAACAAGTCCATGCCGCAGCCAAGCTTGGCAGAGTTCTTGGCCGCCTCATTAAATGAAGCTGTCAATGATGCACCAAGTACATAA
- the LOC139197908 gene encoding uncharacterized protein — MSNLNKLDFTALEVSGRNYLKWVQDVKLHLTAKNLRPAIEEATDKPVGEAEKATAMIFIRRHIHDALQTEYLAEEDPRALWVALADRFDHQKDIFLPEARHDWQHLRFQDFKSVNEYNSEVCRIRSLLKFCNETLTEEDLLEKTYSTFSASNIVLQQQYRAQKFTKFLDLISVLLLAEKQNQLLMKNHQARPTGATAVPEAHYSTNQHPKRQKRHGKGGQKPSHQGQQSQGPSTGGNKAQKCPNLAPKAPNFKNKGKAPATMNDDMCYRCGSKNHWSRICRAPKKVVDAYHSRRTKFESNFLQVDEPETTKMEVSDFQEDTTPMED; from the coding sequence atgtcgaacttgaacaaactcgacttcaccgctttggaggtttctggaaggaactacctcaagtgggttcaagatgtgaagctccacctcactgcaaagaacttgcgtcctgctattgaagaagcaacagataaacctgttggcgaggctgaaaaagccactgctatgatcttcatccgaagacatatccatgacgctctacaaactgagtaccttgctgaggaggatccacgtgcattatgggtcgctttggctgatcgtttcgatcaccaaaaggacatattcttgcctgaagcaagacacgactggcagcacttgcgcttccaagactttaagtctgtgaatgaatataattctgaagtttgtcgaatccgatcacttctcaagttttgcaatgaaactttgactgaagaggatctcctggagaagacctactcgaccttctctgcttctaatattgtcctgcagcaacaatatagagctcagaagttcactaagttcttggatttgatctctgttttacttcttgctgaaaagcagaaccagctgttaatgaagaatcatcaagctcgacctactggggctactgctgtgcctgaagcacattatagcactaatcagcacccaaaacgccaaaagaggcatggtaagggcggccagaagccatcccaccaaggtcaacagagccaaggcccatccacgggaggaaacaaagcccagaagtgcccaaacctcgctcccaaggccccgaacttcaagaataagggcaaagcacctgccacaatgaatgacgatatgtgctatcgttgtggttccaagaaccattggtcccgtatttgccgtgctcccaagaaggttgtggatgcatatcattctcgtcgtacgaagtttgaatcaaacttcctgcaagtggacgaaccggagactacaaagatggaggtttctgattttcaggaggataccactcctatggaagattag